The Rhodococcus triatomae genome includes a window with the following:
- the nuoF gene encoding NADH-quinone oxidoreductase subunit NuoF, whose translation MSDPVFVALGPRPEEPAQVFRPGARRSYPPEVRDRLGVDAKEILGRYPQPRSALLPLLHLVQSEDGYITPAGIEFCADLLALSGAEVLAVASFYSMYRREETGRYLVGVCTNTLCAVMGGDAILDSLSHHLGVEPGETTADGAVTLEHLECNAACDYAPVVMVNWEFFDDQTVDSALALVDELREGAPVTPSRGAPLCSFRETSRVLAGFPDPRPGAVDAAPPGAATLAGLEVARERETALTPVLSEYWDEERSWTLDAYRGHDGYRGLQIALDMHPDQVIAQVKDAGLRGRGGAGFPTGVKWGFIPQSGTDPTRPGDGVPHYLVVNADESEPGTCKDMPLMLANPHALVEGAIIAAYAIRANHAFIYLRGEVVPVLRRLHEAVAQAYDAGYLGRNILDSGYDLELVVHAGAGAYICGEETALLDSLEGRRGQPRLRPPFPAVAGLYASPTVVNNVESIASVPSILVRGGEWFRSLGTEKSPGFTLYSLSGHVTRPGQYEAPLGITLRELLDYAGGVRGGHRLKFWTPGGSSTPLFTDEHLDVPLDYEGVAAAGSMLGTKALQIFDETTCVVRAVLRWTEFYAHESCGKCTPCREGTYWLVQILRRLEAGEGDAEDLTKLLDISDAVLGKSFCALGDGAASPIMSSLQYFRDEYVAHFEGRGCPFDPDASRLAPQPLREV comes from the coding sequence ATGAGCGATCCGGTGTTCGTCGCCCTCGGGCCGCGTCCCGAGGAGCCGGCGCAGGTGTTCCGGCCCGGGGCCCGCCGCAGCTATCCGCCGGAGGTCCGCGACCGGCTCGGGGTGGACGCGAAGGAGATCCTGGGCCGGTATCCGCAGCCGCGGTCCGCGCTGCTGCCGCTGCTGCACCTCGTCCAGTCCGAGGACGGCTACATCACCCCCGCCGGTATCGAGTTCTGCGCCGACCTGCTCGCACTGTCCGGAGCCGAGGTCCTCGCGGTGGCGAGCTTCTACTCGATGTACCGGCGCGAGGAGACCGGCCGGTACCTGGTCGGGGTCTGCACGAACACGCTGTGCGCGGTGATGGGTGGGGACGCCATCCTGGACTCGCTGTCGCACCATCTCGGGGTCGAGCCCGGAGAGACCACCGCGGACGGCGCCGTCACCCTCGAACATCTCGAATGCAACGCGGCCTGCGACTACGCACCCGTCGTCATGGTCAACTGGGAGTTCTTCGACGACCAGACCGTCGACTCGGCGCTGGCTCTCGTCGACGAACTCCGAGAGGGTGCCCCCGTCACCCCGTCCCGCGGTGCACCGCTGTGCTCGTTCCGCGAGACGTCCCGGGTGCTGGCCGGCTTCCCGGACCCGCGGCCCGGGGCCGTCGACGCGGCGCCGCCCGGCGCGGCCACCCTCGCCGGGCTCGAGGTCGCCCGCGAACGGGAGACGGCGCTCACGCCGGTGCTCAGCGAGTACTGGGACGAGGAGCGCTCCTGGACCCTGGACGCGTATCGCGGGCACGACGGCTATCGAGGCCTGCAGATCGCGTTGGACATGCATCCCGATCAGGTCATCGCACAGGTCAAGGACGCCGGGCTGCGCGGCCGCGGTGGCGCCGGGTTCCCGACCGGGGTGAAGTGGGGCTTCATTCCCCAGTCCGGCACGGACCCGACGCGGCCGGGGGACGGTGTCCCGCACTACCTGGTGGTCAACGCGGACGAGTCGGAGCCGGGCACCTGCAAGGACATGCCGCTCATGCTCGCCAACCCGCACGCCCTGGTGGAGGGCGCGATCATCGCCGCGTACGCCATCCGCGCGAACCACGCCTTCATCTATCTGCGCGGCGAGGTGGTGCCGGTGCTGCGGCGCCTGCACGAGGCGGTCGCGCAGGCGTACGACGCCGGGTACCTGGGCCGCAACATCCTGGACTCCGGATACGACCTGGAACTGGTGGTGCACGCCGGGGCCGGGGCCTACATCTGCGGCGAGGAGACGGCACTGCTCGACTCGCTCGAGGGGCGGCGCGGCCAGCCGCGGCTTCGGCCGCCGTTTCCCGCCGTCGCCGGCCTGTACGCCTCACCGACGGTGGTCAACAACGTCGAGTCCATCGCGAGCGTGCCGTCGATCCTCGTTCGCGGCGGCGAATGGTTCCGGTCCCTGGGCACCGAGAAGTCCCCCGGTTTCACCCTGTACTCCCTGTCCGGGCACGTCACGCGGCCGGGCCAGTACGAGGCGCCGCTCGGGATCACGTTGCGCGAGCTGCTCGACTACGCCGGGGGCGTGCGCGGCGGGCACCGGCTCAAGTTCTGGACGCCGGGCGGCTCGTCGACTCCGCTCTTCACGGACGAGCATCTGGACGTGCCACTCGACTACGAGGGTGTCGCGGCGGCCGGGTCGATGCTGGGGACCAAGGCCCTGCAGATCTTCGACGAGACCACCTGCGTGGTGCGGGCGGTGTTGCGCTGGACGGAGTTCTACGCCCACGAGTCGTGCGGCAAGTGCACCCCCTGCCGGGAGGGCACGTACTGGCTGGTGCAGATTCTGCGGAGGCTCGAGGCGGGCGAGGGCGACGCCGAGGACCTCACGAAGCTCCTCGACATCTCCGACGCCGTCCTCGGCAAGTCGTTCTGTGCCCTCGGCGACGGCGCGGCCAGCCCGATCATGTCGTCGCTGCAGTACTTCCGCGACGAGTACGTCGCGCACTTCGAGGGTCGGGGATGCCCGTTCGACCCGGACGCATCGCGCCTGGCCCCGCAACCCCTCAGGGAGGTGTGA